A region of Halalkaliarchaeum desulfuricum DNA encodes the following proteins:
- a CDS encoding tyrosine-type recombinase/integrase, whose amino-acid sequence MVSVQESGAGRTSCWLSRDECDELARAAGEVDWQREVAIELMAECGLRSDEVPRVTPGDIRFSEDGGCWLFRVEGKNTDGGEPKMRDAWMPDDVERNVSKFVREREISDDEPIVDVSASSVRRWVREAAETVSDRTESDGWEHVSSHDLRRSWATWHLVERPDPVDVRTMMAIGGWSSYTAIEPYLHAPTESRIGDAMASDRVHS is encoded by the coding sequence ATGGTGTCAGTGCAGGAGTCCGGTGCCGGACGAACCAGCTGCTGGCTGTCGCGGGACGAGTGCGACGAGCTCGCTCGAGCAGCCGGCGAGGTTGACTGGCAGCGGGAAGTCGCGATCGAACTGATGGCAGAGTGCGGACTCCGATCCGACGAGGTTCCCCGTGTCACCCCAGGGGACATCCGCTTCTCGGAGGACGGAGGCTGCTGGCTGTTCCGTGTCGAGGGGAAGAACACAGACGGTGGCGAACCAAAGATGCGGGATGCGTGGATGCCGGACGACGTCGAACGCAACGTTTCGAAGTTCGTTCGGGAGCGGGAGATCTCCGACGACGAACCAATCGTCGACGTCTCGGCCTCGAGTGTTCGTCGCTGGGTTCGAGAGGCAGCTGAGACGGTGTCAGATCGGACGGAGTCGGATGGATGGGAACATGTCTCGTCGCACGATCTTCGCCGTTCGTGGGCGACGTGGCACCTCGTGGAACGCCCAGATCCCGTCGACGTCCGGACGATGATGGCAATCGGGGGCTGGAGCTCGTACACGGCGATCGAACCGTACCTCCACGCGCCGACTGAATCCCGAATCGGCGACGCGATGGCCTCCGATCGAGTACACAGCTAG
- a CDS encoding TATA-box-binding protein — translation MHVVNVVSSGQLGRELDLPELASALSDLSADAEYHPETFPGLTIRFDSSNYIIVVYSSGSYVIMGASSEEEVTNAYERFLRILDKLDIETKPEEPTVANLICKENLEIEIDLNALVLKLGFENAEYEPETSPFVYYWPDGFDCLITIPSNGEVIVTGVTDESVAERAIDELRGLIDDPSF, via the coding sequence ATGCATGTTGTAAATGTAGTTTCGTCGGGACAATTAGGCCGGGAACTGGATTTACCTGAACTTGCTTCTGCACTCTCCGATTTATCTGCAGACGCTGAATACCATCCAGAAACCTTCCCTGGATTGACAATTAGATTTGATTCGTCAAACTATATTATCGTCGTCTATTCATCAGGTTCCTATGTTATTATGGGTGCTAGTTCCGAGGAAGAGGTTACAAACGCATATGAACGATTCTTGAGAATTTTAGACAAATTAGACATTGAAACTAAACCTGAAGAACCAACGGTAGCAAATTTAATCTGCAAAGAAAACCTCGAAATAGAGATAGATTTAAATGCATTAGTTCTTAAGCTAGGTTTTGAAAATGCTGAATACGAACCTGAAACATCTCCATTTGTTTATTATTGGCCAGACGGCTTCGACTGTTTGATTACTATTCCATCAAATGGCGAAGTAATTGTGACTGGCGTGACGGATGAGAGTGTAGCAGAACGTGCTATCGATGAACTTCGTGGGTTGATCGACGATCCTTCCTTCTAG